A region of Chloroflexaceae bacterium DNA encodes the following proteins:
- a CDS encoding C25 family cysteine peptidase: MKTPLSALLSIVLALLFVVQAPALITARSEPPGPRAGALAGTDGVTLRLEWPEGPGPASAAPPASTLVALLLPAEGDAAPRLTRLQQTPWSGDAPDRAPLPVRTHPDGEVYPPLPEFATLPVAAGPITLLREGWLRDQRLGVYALNPVYVAGDAAFRVEVAEALVPGARPADISALARLEARPFTTGAPAPDPLAGEPAWKITVTAPGIQELTAADLAAAGLNLAQADPATLRLRYRGRDVPVEILRAADGTPAALRFYAEPGDRWNAASTFWLTAGRGAGALMAVRDATATDAPLRTTAIEQGIWRSNQILESRLPGPDGDHFFSADLRVASPPNPPDSVIAAITPVLPPNGPLTLTLQGATLRRGDFTLCARAGAPPADPSYRPCATAGQPEGIARWSGRGTWSERVSLPAFATQVTVWLLPERGADQVHLDGVAWEAPVSLDLRGNGARFVGSAGRFRYQLEGLPSGATLYDVSDPRAPARLNFSGAAFEDNAPAPRTYLVTGPGTLHRPAVAAHAPVTLPRNAQTVYIAPRAFLEALEPLIAHRRAQGWTVATVAVEALYDAWSGGEVHPEAIRSFLRYAAASWETAPTAVVLVGDGASDPRNYLGRNNRTWIPPYLAMVDPWLGETACETCFVRLQGDDPLRDRLPDMWLGRLPSKSVEETAALAAKILAYERSGLLGGWRARLAYIADNPDIGGNFALAAEESIALHSPRARITRVYYDPEAPAGDPWRERDPLAALSRTMGAFDNGAAFITFLGHGLQFQWAYTGPPLQPDAPQDRQYLLGLFEVDDLRNTGRLPVVLALSCLTGAFQTPAFTGTSIDERLVVRPDGGAIASWSSTGLGVLYGHDALQRGFYQALWAAPRPAPLGALTLAGHLELFTASACCQETGSTFTLLGDPLTAPRANLAGESLYLPITRR; this comes from the coding sequence ATGAAAACGCCCCTTTCAGCCCTCCTCTCGATCGTCCTGGCTCTGCTTTTTGTTGTCCAGGCGCCCGCATTGATCACCGCCCGGTCCGAGCCTCCCGGCCCGCGCGCCGGTGCACTGGCCGGCACAGACGGCGTTACGCTGCGCCTGGAGTGGCCGGAGGGGCCCGGGCCAGCCTCCGCGGCGCCCCCGGCTTCAACACTGGTCGCGCTGCTGTTGCCTGCCGAAGGTGATGCCGCTCCCCGACTGACCAGGCTGCAACAGACGCCGTGGAGCGGCGACGCGCCGGACCGCGCCCCTTTGCCTGTCCGGACCCATCCGGATGGCGAGGTGTACCCGCCGCTGCCGGAGTTTGCAACGCTCCCTGTGGCCGCCGGGCCGATTACCCTGCTCCGCGAAGGATGGCTGCGCGATCAGCGCCTGGGCGTGTATGCCCTCAACCCGGTCTACGTGGCCGGCGACGCCGCGTTCCGGGTGGAAGTGGCCGAAGCGCTTGTTCCCGGCGCGCGCCCGGCTGACATCAGCGCCCTGGCGCGACTGGAGGCGCGGCCCTTCACGACCGGGGCCCCTGCGCCCGACCCGCTGGCCGGCGAGCCGGCCTGGAAGATCACCGTAACCGCGCCCGGCATCCAGGAACTCACCGCAGCGGACCTGGCTGCCGCCGGGCTGAACCTGGCCCAGGCCGATCCGGCGACGCTGCGCCTGCGCTACCGAGGACGCGATGTTCCCGTGGAGATCCTGCGCGCCGCCGACGGCACCCCGGCGGCCCTGCGCTTCTACGCCGAGCCGGGCGATCGCTGGAACGCCGCATCCACCTTCTGGCTGACCGCGGGCCGGGGCGCCGGGGCGCTTATGGCCGTTCGCGATGCCACCGCTACCGACGCGCCGCTCCGCACCACTGCAATTGAACAGGGTATCTGGCGCTCCAATCAGATCCTCGAGAGTCGCCTTCCCGGTCCTGATGGCGATCACTTCTTCAGCGCCGATCTACGCGTGGCATCGCCCCCAAACCCGCCGGATAGCGTGATCGCCGCCATTACCCCCGTGCTCCCGCCGAACGGGCCGCTCACCCTCACCCTTCAGGGCGCAACCCTGCGGCGCGGCGATTTTACGCTCTGCGCGCGGGCCGGCGCGCCTCCCGCCGACCCCTCCTACCGGCCCTGCGCCACCGCCGGGCAGCCAGAAGGCATCGCCCGCTGGAGCGGCCGGGGAACCTGGTCGGAACGGGTGAGTCTGCCGGCCTTTGCCACCCAGGTGACGGTCTGGTTGCTACCTGAGAGAGGCGCCGACCAGGTGCACCTGGACGGCGTGGCATGGGAGGCGCCGGTGAGCCTCGACCTGCGCGGCAACGGCGCCCGCTTCGTGGGCAGCGCCGGGCGCTTCCGCTACCAGCTCGAGGGATTGCCCTCAGGCGCGACGCTGTATGATGTAAGTGATCCGCGGGCGCCCGCGCGATTGAACTTTAGCGGGGCCGCCTTCGAGGACAACGCGCCCGCGCCCCGCACCTATCTGGTCACCGGGCCGGGCACGCTGCACCGGCCCGCGGTAGCGGCCCATGCGCCCGTCACCCTGCCCCGTAACGCGCAGACAGTGTACATCGCGCCGCGGGCCTTTCTCGAAGCGCTTGAGCCGCTCATCGCCCACCGCCGCGCCCAGGGGTGGACGGTGGCGACCGTGGCGGTCGAAGCCCTCTACGATGCCTGGAGCGGCGGGGAGGTGCATCCGGAGGCGATCCGCAGCTTCCTGCGCTATGCCGCCGCAAGCTGGGAGACCGCCCCGACGGCCGTCGTGCTGGTCGGCGATGGCGCCTCCGACCCGCGCAACTACCTCGGACGCAACAACCGCACCTGGATCCCTCCCTACCTGGCTATGGTTGACCCCTGGCTCGGCGAAACGGCCTGCGAGACCTGTTTCGTCCGCCTCCAGGGCGATGACCCGCTTCGCGATCGCCTGCCGGATATGTGGCTGGGGCGTCTACCCTCCAAGAGCGTTGAAGAAACAGCGGCCCTGGCGGCGAAGATCCTGGCGTATGAGCGCAGCGGCCTGCTGGGCGGCTGGCGGGCGCGCCTGGCCTACATCGCCGATAACCCCGACATCGGCGGCAACTTCGCCCTTGCTGCGGAGGAAAGTATTGCCCTCCACTCGCCGCGGGCGCGGATCACGCGGGTCTACTACGACCCCGAGGCGCCTGCGGGCGACCCCTGGCGCGAACGCGACCCGCTGGCGGCGTTGAGCCGCACGATGGGCGCCTTTGACAATGGCGCGGCGTTTATCACCTTCCTCGGCCACGGCTTGCAGTTCCAGTGGGCCTATACCGGGCCGCCGCTGCAGCCCGACGCCCCGCAGGATCGGCAGTACCTCCTGGGTCTGTTCGAGGTGGACGACCTGCGCAATACCGGGCGGCTGCCGGTCGTGCTGGCGTTATCCTGTCTTACCGGCGCCTTCCAGACCCCGGCATTCACCGGCACGTCAATTGATGAGCGCCTGGTCGTGCGACCCGACGGCGGGGCAATTGCCAGTTGGAGCTCGACCGGGTTGGGGGTGCTCTACGGCCACGATGCGTTGCAACGGGGCTTCTACCAGGCGCTGTGGGCCGCGCCGCGGCCCGCGCCCCTGGGAGCGCTGACGCTGGCCGGCCACCTGGAACTGTTCACAGCGTCGGCGTGCTGCCAGGAAACCGGCAGCACCTTCACGCTGCTCGGCGACCCCCTTACTGCTCCCCGGGCGAATCTGGCGGGAGAGAGCCTGTATCTGCCAATTACGCGGCGGTGA
- a CDS encoding DUF11 domain-containing protein, with protein MKAAPGRALLFLIGILLVGWGLLPRQSMPAVAAPVLLITESPTGEPATRTPEPPTATLPPATATPPPATATPPPATVTPPPATVTPPPATVTPPATPTSPPPPQEEERPRDTPTSTATPTATQTATPTATPTPSLTATPAVLADPAISKAVDPQVGVVGADVTYTIVVSNIGGSVATGVVVEDTLPSFLTILSATADRGEVSVSGNTVRVSIGELAPGESITVRIVARVTQAPRPPNNRNLASVSSNSPDANPNNNQASAALGSPPPASLPGTSSGNDGVLPALAIMLGLMLIAGSLLVRRRARPGARS; from the coding sequence ATGAAGGCTGCACCTGGGCGAGCGCTCCTCTTCCTCATCGGAATCTTGCTCGTCGGATGGGGGTTGTTGCCGCGCCAGAGCATGCCTGCCGTGGCAGCGCCGGTGTTGCTCATTACCGAGAGCCCTACTGGAGAGCCGGCCACGCGCACCCCGGAACCACCGACGGCAACGCTCCCCCCGGCCACGGCGACGCCGCCCCCGGCCACGGCGACGCCGCCCCCGGCCACAGTGACGCCGCCCCCGGCCACGGTGACGCCGCCCCCGGCCACGGTGACGCCGCCCGCGACGCCAACCAGCCCTCCGCCACCGCAAGAGGAGGAGCGCCCACGCGATACGCCCACGTCAACGGCAACGCCGACTGCAACCCAAACTGCGACCCCGACCGCGACGCCTACGCCATCGCTAACAGCCACGCCGGCGGTTCTGGCCGATCCGGCGATCAGCAAAGCGGTTGATCCGCAGGTTGGCGTAGTAGGGGCCGATGTTACGTATACGATCGTCGTTTCGAACATTGGCGGCAGTGTGGCAACCGGCGTCGTTGTCGAGGACACGCTTCCCTCCTTCCTGACGATCCTGTCGGCGACGGCTGATCGGGGTGAAGTGAGCGTGAGCGGAAACACCGTCCGGGTGAGCATTGGCGAGCTGGCGCCGGGCGAGTCGATCACCGTCCGTATCGTGGCGCGGGTGACGCAAGCGCCCCGGCCGCCGAACAATCGGAACCTGGCCAGCGTGTCGAGCAACAGTCCAGACGCTAACCCGAACAACAATCAGGCTTCGGCAGCCCTGGGCAGCCCGCCGCCAGCCTCATTGCCCGGCACTTCGTCAGGCAATGACGGGGTGTTGCCTGCCCTGGCAATCATGCTTGGCCTGATGCTGATCGCGGGGAGCTTGCTGGTGCGCCGCAGGGCGCGACCCGGGGCGCGTTCCTGA
- a CDS encoding alpha/beta hydrolase encodes MNLVPTRHGPLHYLDAGSGPPLILLHGNTYTAATQARLAARFADEHRVISVDLLGHGRSARPEGLFTTRYFAMQGEAMADFLGAMFDAPVPVFGMSAGGITALNAICHRPDRIAALILDGVFYQVTTATVDAHHHSTTNMSPSWHRYMRAQHGEDWWPRLNAGVEYAIELMAAARTVVAPCLEAIHVPVLVFQGGRDPFVPNAQAQIIVAGIRGARLVYEPEAGHLLSWRNPAAFRERVRRFLHDHGLAP; translated from the coding sequence TTGAACCTCGTTCCAACCCGCCACGGCCCCTTGCACTATCTGGACGCGGGATCAGGCCCGCCGCTGATATTACTGCATGGCAATACCTACACCGCGGCTACACAGGCTCGCCTCGCGGCCCGTTTTGCCGACGAGCACCGGGTCATCAGCGTGGACCTGCTCGGTCACGGTCGCTCGGCGCGGCCCGAGGGGCTGTTTACGACGCGCTATTTTGCCATGCAGGGCGAAGCCATGGCCGATTTCCTCGGCGCAATGTTCGACGCGCCCGTGCCGGTGTTCGGCATGAGCGCTGGCGGCATCACCGCCCTCAACGCCATCTGCCATCGCCCTGACCGCATCGCGGCCCTGATCCTCGATGGCGTTTTTTACCAGGTAACCACGGCCACGGTGGACGCCCATCACCACAGTACTACGAACATGTCACCATCCTGGCACCGTTACATGCGCGCCCAGCACGGTGAAGACTGGTGGCCGCGTCTGAACGCCGGCGTCGAGTATGCTATCGAACTCATGGCCGCTGCGCGCACCGTTGTTGCTCCCTGCCTGGAGGCCATCCACGTTCCGGTGCTGGTGTTCCAGGGAGGCCGGGACCCGTTCGTGCCGAACGCGCAGGCGCAGATTATCGTGGCGGGTATCCGGGGCGCGCGGCTGGTGTACGAGCCCGAAGCCGGGCACCTGCTGTCCTGGCGCAATCCTGCTGCCTTCCGCGAACGGGTGCGACGCTTTCTCCACGACCACGGGTTAGCGCCATGA
- the larC gene encoding nickel pincer cofactor biosynthesis protein LarC, which translates to MKVAYFDCFHGAAGDMLLAALLDAGLEVAALQTALNGLGLDGYTLTVRRALSHGVMGARLEIATREDQPPRDWAQIRALLAAADLPSPAGTWAIGAFARLARVEAAIHGVPVEHVHFHEIGAVDSIVDTVGVCVGLALLGVERVYASPLPLGRGWVPTQHGPLPVPAPATLALLAEAGAPVLPAPPGSDGELVTPTAAALLAELARFTQPPMIVRRVGYGLGRREFPRLNGLRVWIGEAYPDSGAEPAATGGNSSGHPETLYELRCNLDDATGEGVAYAIERLLAAGALDAWAAPLVMKKGRPGLHLACLARAEQVTTLAELMLRETPSLGVRWSPVERQAAARDWVMASTPWGAVRVKRKLLNGAVAGLAPEYEDCAAIARAHNIPLAQVYAAAVRAAETSGLEEGAS; encoded by the coding sequence ATGAAGGTTGCCTATTTCGATTGTTTTCACGGCGCCGCGGGAGACATGCTCCTCGCGGCGTTACTGGACGCCGGGCTGGAAGTCGCCGCGCTGCAAACGGCCCTGAACGGGCTGGGTCTCGACGGGTATACTCTCACTGTCCGACGCGCCCTCAGCCACGGCGTGATGGGCGCCCGACTTGAGATTGCCACACGCGAGGACCAACCTCCGCGCGACTGGGCGCAGATCCGCGCCCTGCTTGCCGCAGCGGACCTGCCCTCGCCAGCGGGAACCTGGGCCATAGGCGCGTTCGCGCGCCTCGCCCGGGTCGAGGCCGCTATTCACGGCGTGCCGGTTGAGCATGTGCATTTCCACGAGATCGGCGCCGTTGACAGCATCGTTGACACCGTCGGCGTCTGTGTCGGGCTGGCCCTGCTGGGGGTCGAGCGCGTCTACGCCTCGCCCTTGCCCCTGGGACGGGGCTGGGTGCCGACGCAGCACGGCCCGCTGCCCGTGCCGGCGCCGGCCACTCTGGCACTTCTGGCCGAGGCCGGCGCGCCGGTGCTGCCCGCCCCGCCCGGCAGTGACGGCGAACTGGTTACGCCCACCGCCGCGGCGCTCCTGGCCGAACTCGCCCGCTTCACGCAACCCCCGATGATCGTGCGCAGGGTTGGCTATGGCCTGGGCCGCAGGGAGTTTCCCCGGCTCAACGGCCTGCGAGTCTGGATCGGCGAAGCGTACCCGGACTCCGGCGCTGAGCCGGCGGCAACCGGCGGCAACTCCTCCGGCCATCCTGAAACGCTTTACGAACTGCGCTGCAACCTCGACGACGCCACCGGCGAAGGGGTCGCCTATGCCATCGAACGTCTGCTCGCCGCCGGCGCCCTCGATGCCTGGGCCGCGCCCCTGGTTATGAAAAAGGGCCGTCCGGGGCTGCATCTCGCCTGTCTGGCTCGCGCGGAACAGGTGACCACGCTCGCCGAGCTGATGCTCCGCGAGACACCAAGCCTGGGGGTGCGCTGGTCACCCGTGGAGCGCCAGGCGGCCGCTCGCGACTGGGTGATGGCATCCACCCCCTGGGGTGCGGTGCGGGTCAAGCGCAAGCTCCTCAACGGTGCGGTCGCAGGTCTGGCCCCTGAGTACGAGGACTGCGCCGCCATCGCCCGCGCCCACAACATCCCGCTGGCGCAGGTATATGCGGCCGCCGTCCGGGCCGCCGAGACGTCGGGGTTGGAGGAGGGCGCCAGCTAG
- the tkt gene encoding transketolase, whose translation MTNETGAGELGQAEIDRLCANAIRALAIDAIEAAKSGHPGLPLGIADAAYVLWTRFLKHNPADPAWPDRDRFVLSAGHGSMLLYALLHLSGYDLSLDDLRAFRQWESKTPGHPEYGLTPGVETTTGPLGQGFGMAVGMAMAERWLAERFNRPGFPIVDHYTYVLCSDGDLMEGISHEAASLAGHLQLGKLIALYDSNLVSLDGPTELTFTEDVAARFAAYGWQVLHVDGRQMAEVAEALAEARAERSRPSLIIARTVIGYGSPNKAGKHIVHGEPLGAEEARLTKANLGWPLEPAFYVPEAVYEHMHLVLEVGDRRQREWTALLARYRTSYPELAALWEQMQSRALPADWEALLPPFAPDPQAKGTRVASGQALNALAPVVPGLLGGSADLGGSNHTTLKGAAPLSGASFAGRNIYFGVREHAMAAALNGMALHGGIIPYGGTFLVFSDYMRPAIRLAALMGLQVVFVFTHDSIGLGEDGPTHQPVEHLMSLRLIPNLHVFRPADANEVRMAWRHALERRDGPTALVLTRQNVPTFDRQRLAPAEGALRGGYVLRDAEGAQALLIASGSEVAVALEAADLLAERGVAARVVSLPCWELFEAQERDYRESVLPPAMTVRVAIEAGRTLGWERYLGPRGIALGVDRFGASAPYQELFRRYGLTARHVVEATLALLREA comes from the coding sequence ATGACCAACGAGACGGGCGCAGGAGAACTGGGGCAGGCTGAGATTGACCGGCTCTGCGCGAATGCGATCCGCGCCCTGGCGATTGACGCGATCGAGGCGGCGAAGAGCGGCCATCCAGGGCTGCCGCTGGGCATTGCCGACGCCGCTTATGTGTTGTGGACCCGCTTTTTGAAGCACAACCCCGCCGATCCCGCCTGGCCGGATCGGGATCGTTTCGTGCTCTCGGCAGGGCACGGCTCAATGCTGCTCTATGCGCTGCTGCACCTCAGCGGCTACGACCTGAGCCTCGACGACCTGCGCGCCTTCCGGCAGTGGGAGAGCAAAACTCCCGGCCACCCCGAATATGGCCTGACTCCCGGCGTGGAGACGACCACCGGCCCGCTGGGGCAGGGGTTCGGGATGGCGGTGGGAATGGCCATGGCCGAACGCTGGCTCGCCGAGCGTTTCAACCGACCTGGTTTTCCCATCGTTGACCATTACACGTATGTCCTGTGCTCCGACGGCGACCTGATGGAGGGCATCAGCCACGAGGCGGCGAGTCTGGCCGGGCACCTGCAACTGGGCAAACTGATTGCGCTCTACGACTCGAACCTGGTCTCGCTCGATGGCCCGACCGAACTGACCTTCACCGAGGATGTGGCCGCGCGCTTCGCCGCCTATGGCTGGCAGGTGCTGCACGTGGACGGGCGCCAGATGGCCGAGGTGGCCGAGGCGCTGGCCGAGGCGCGGGCGGAGCGCAGCCGGCCCTCGCTGATCATCGCCCGCACGGTGATCGGCTACGGAAGCCCGAATAAGGCCGGCAAGCACATCGTCCATGGCGAACCGCTGGGGGCTGAAGAGGCCCGGCTGACCAAGGCCAACCTGGGCTGGCCCCTCGAACCGGCCTTCTACGTGCCCGAGGCGGTGTACGAGCACATGCATCTGGTGCTGGAGGTGGGCGACCGGCGCCAGCGGGAGTGGACCGCGCTCCTGGCGCGCTACCGGACGAGTTACCCGGAACTGGCGGCCCTCTGGGAACAGATGCAGAGCCGCGCGCTCCCCGCCGACTGGGAGGCGCTGCTCCCACCCTTCGCGCCCGACCCGCAGGCTAAGGGCACGCGGGTGGCCTCCGGGCAGGCGCTGAACGCGCTGGCGCCGGTCGTGCCTGGGTTGCTGGGCGGCTCGGCCGACCTGGGCGGCTCGAACCACACCACGCTCAAGGGCGCGGCGCCGCTGAGCGGCGCGAGCTTCGCCGGGCGCAACATCTACTTCGGGGTGCGCGAGCACGCCATGGCGGCGGCGCTCAATGGGATGGCGCTCCACGGTGGGATTATTCCTTACGGCGGCACTTTCCTGGTGTTTAGCGACTACATGCGCCCGGCCATTCGGCTGGCGGCGCTCATGGGCCTGCAGGTGGTGTTCGTGTTCACCCACGACAGCATTGGCCTGGGTGAGGATGGCCCCACCCACCAGCCGGTCGAGCATCTGATGTCGCTGCGGCTCATCCCCAACCTGCACGTTTTCCGGCCCGCCGATGCCAACGAGGTGCGCATGGCCTGGCGGCACGCCCTCGAACGGCGCGACGGCCCGACGGCCCTGGTGCTCACCCGCCAGAATGTGCCCACGTTTGATCGCCAGCGGCTGGCGCCGGCGGAGGGCGCGCTGCGGGGCGGCTACGTGCTGCGTGACGCCGAAGGGGCGCAGGCCCTGCTGATCGCCTCGGGTTCCGAGGTGGCCGTGGCCCTCGAGGCCGCCGATCTGCTGGCCGAGCGCGGCGTCGCGGCGCGGGTGGTGAGCCTGCCCTGCTGGGAGCTGTTCGAGGCCCAGGAGCGCGATTACCGAGAGAGCGTGCTGCCGCCCGCTATGACGGTGCGGGTGGCGATTGAGGCGGGGCGCACCCTGGGATGGGAACGCTATCTCGGACCTCGTGGCATAGCTCTGGGCGTGGATCGTTTCGGAGCCTCGGCGCCTTATCAGGAATTGTTCAGGCGCTACGGCCTCACCGCCCGTCATGTAGTTGAGGCGACGCTGGCCTTGTTGCGCGAGGCATAG
- a CDS encoding AAA family ATPase has protein sequence MVLAIVGMAGSGKSQVTRRLAEKGLPTIRFGEFIIREVLARGLPITPEHERAVREELRATHGMDVCARFALPQIRALLAEHPAVIIDGLYSFSEYKTLKREFGDDLVVVAVYTPRAERYRRLAARDERPLTPAEAEARDEREIEHIEKGGPIAMADQLIVNDGDLATLNARVDALFDRLTQERE, from the coding sequence ATGGTCCTGGCAATCGTAGGGATGGCCGGTTCAGGCAAGAGCCAGGTGACGCGGCGGCTGGCCGAGAAGGGACTGCCGACGATCCGCTTCGGCGAGTTCATCATCCGCGAGGTGCTGGCCAGGGGCCTGCCGATCACTCCCGAGCACGAACGGGCCGTGCGCGAGGAGCTGCGCGCGACCCACGGGATGGACGTGTGCGCCCGGTTCGCCCTGCCGCAGATCCGCGCTCTGCTCGCCGAGCATCCGGCCGTGATTATTGATGGGCTGTACAGCTTCAGCGAGTACAAAACCCTGAAACGTGAGTTCGGCGACGACCTGGTGGTCGTCGCGGTCTATACCCCGCGGGCGGAGCGCTACCGGCGGCTGGCCGCGCGCGACGAGCGGCCTCTCACCCCGGCCGAGGCCGAGGCCCGCGACGAGCGCGAGATCGAGCACATCGAGAAAGGCGGGCCAATTGCTATGGCTGATCAGCTTATCGTCAACGATGGCGACCTGGCGACGCTGAACGCGCGGGTGGATGCGCTGTTCGACCGGTTGACGCAGGAGCGGGAATGA
- a CDS encoding cytidine deaminase encodes MTDFASLLDAARRATALAHAPRTGRQGGAALLAEDGRIFAAGNLEVANYASSVCAAKAALISAWAAGARRFTALAVAGAGADMPYPCGDCLQALIEFAPALLILSEADLDRPVPIADLLPDAFGLG; translated from the coding sequence ATGACAGACTTCGCGAGCTTGCTGGACGCCGCGCGGCGGGCCACGGCGCTGGCCCATGCGCCGCGCACGGGGCGGCAGGGCGGGGCGGCGCTGCTGGCCGAGGACGGGCGCATCTTCGCCGCAGGCAACCTGGAGGTCGCCAACTACGCCTCCAGCGTCTGCGCGGCGAAGGCGGCGCTGATCAGCGCCTGGGCCGCGGGCGCGCGCCGCTTCACGGCGCTGGCCGTGGCCGGCGCTGGCGCCGACATGCCCTACCCCTGCGGCGACTGCCTGCAGGCCCTCATCGAGTTCGCCCCCGCCCTGCTGATCCTCAGCGAAGCCGATCTCGATCGCCCTGTGCCCATCGCCGATCTGTTGCCTGATGCGTTCGGGTTGGGGTAA
- a CDS encoding DarT ssDNA thymidine ADP-ribosyltransferase family protein has translation MARVFGSLLMFTFNLAIQCFTVSYKTRNDDIVVLRIRQDLLARSDIFISTGNATTSEIQSAEQSLKSISQMWDIINNEWWKEEDGSKRKIMAECLVPDIIPSELIDTIYVANHTIAKKVRELIHLLQVSIMPESYMFFQPKQQHKITQSLYLIEGDMFFSQMQTLTISVNTVDVMGKGLASRAKYQFPDVYVYYQDICRKKILMMGKPALYKREAYFDRQLADGPSGLPNLNSNK, from the coding sequence ATGGCAAGAGTCTTTGGGAGTTTGCTAATGTTTACTTTCAACCTCGCAATCCAATGCTTTACCGTGTCATACAAGACAAGAAATGATGACATAGTTGTTCTTAGAATTCGCCAAGATTTACTTGCTCGATCAGATATATTTATTTCAACAGGAAATGCAACGACATCAGAAATTCAATCTGCTGAACAAAGCTTGAAGAGCATTTCTCAAATGTGGGATATTATCAACAATGAATGGTGGAAAGAAGAAGACGGTTCCAAGCGCAAAATAATGGCCGAGTGTCTTGTTCCTGATATCATTCCTTCTGAACTAATTGATACAATTTATGTGGCGAATCACACTATAGCTAAGAAAGTAAGGGAATTAATACATCTATTGCAAGTGTCTATTATGCCAGAGTCATACATGTTCTTTCAGCCTAAGCAGCAGCACAAGATCACTCAAAGTCTTTACCTTATCGAAGGGGATATGTTCTTTTCACAAATGCAAACACTTACGATTAGCGTAAACACCGTAGATGTAATGGGTAAAGGGCTGGCGTCCAGGGCAAAGTATCAATTCCCTGACGTTTATGTATACTATCAAGATATTTGTCGCAAGAAAATATTAATGATGGGCAAGCCCGCCTTGTATAAACGTGAAGCATACTTCGACAGACAACTTGCAGATGGTCCTTCAGGTCTTCCAAATCTTAATTCAAACAAGTGA
- a CDS encoding DUF4242 domain-containing protein has translation MMPKYVIERELPGAGKLSAQELQAISQKSCDVLHGMGPRIQWLHSYVTDDKIYCVYIAPDEATIREHAEKGGFPANRISEVRTVIDPTTAE, from the coding sequence ATGATGCCAAAGTACGTGATCGAGCGCGAGCTTCCTGGAGCGGGCAAGCTCTCGGCCCAGGAGTTGCAGGCCATCTCACAGAAATCGTGCGACGTGCTGCACGGCATGGGGCCGCGGATCCAGTGGCTGCACAGCTACGTCACCGACGACAAGATCTACTGCGTGTACATCGCGCCCGACGAAGCGACGATCCGGGAACACGCGGAAAAGGGTGGCTTTCCGGCCAATCGCATCTCCGAGGTCCGAACGGTGATTGACCCGACGACGGCGGAGTAG
- a CDS encoding TIGR00730 family Rossman fold protein has translation MKRSICLYCGSHSGTNPAFAADAAAFGQAVAARGWRLVYGGGSVGLMGVAARAALAVGGQVIGVIPRALLEREQGFTEASELIVTETLRERKALMFERSDSFVALPGGFGTLEETVETLTLRQLRYHNKPIYLLDTAGFFQPLLQFFEHARASGFIQPEHFHLFTVTRSVPELMNLLERGA, from the coding sequence ATGAAGCGCTCGATCTGTCTGTACTGTGGCTCCCATTCCGGCACGAACCCGGCCTTCGCCGCCGACGCGGCGGCATTTGGCCAGGCGGTGGCAGCGCGTGGGTGGCGGCTGGTCTATGGTGGCGGGAGCGTGGGTTTGATGGGCGTGGCTGCTCGCGCCGCCCTCGCCGTGGGCGGTCAGGTGATCGGGGTCATCCCCCGCGCCCTGCTCGAACGCGAACAGGGCTTTACTGAAGCGAGCGAGTTGATCGTTACCGAAACCCTGCGCGAACGCAAGGCGCTGATGTTTGAACGCTCCGACTCCTTCGTCGCTCTCCCCGGCGGCTTTGGCACGCTCGAGGAGACGGTCGAGACTCTCACTCTGCGCCAGTTGCGCTACCATAATAAGCCGATCTATTTGCTGGATACCGCGGGCTTCTTCCAGCCCCTGCTCCAGTTTTTTGAGCACGCCCGCGCCTCCGGGTTCATCCAGCCTGAACATTTTCACCTGTTCACGGTGACCAGAAGCGTTCCCGAGTTGATGAATCTGCTCGAACGCGGCGCGTAA